From one Agathobaculum sp. NTUH-O15-33 genomic stretch:
- a CDS encoding TRAP transporter small permease encodes MLDRLDNIFVKIERTICVITFLAMVAVVLWSVLCRRVLMIPFLAGEELTRYLAIYSIFFGTSVAVKEKGTRRR; translated from the coding sequence ATGCTTGATAGATTGGATAATATCTTTGTAAAGATCGAACGCACGATCTGTGTTATTACCTTTTTAGCCATGGTGGCCGTTGTTTTATGGAGCGTGCTTTGCCGCCGCGTGCTGATGATCCCTTTTCTCGCGGGAGAGGAGTTGACGCGCTATCTTGCGATCTACAGCATCTTTTTCGGCACCAGCGTTGCCGTTAAAGAAAAAGGCACACGTCGGCGTTGA
- a CDS encoding sugar ABC transporter substrate-binding protein: MKKVLSLTLGLCMLLGFTGCGGQTGTPDAEGNADIALLMAERDEFLSVLEQNIESEAAKAGYELQSYDAGADPAKQMDCIAAAKNSGAKVLIVNLTESELAANLLEETEGMKVVFVNRCPADRSLLNENTVYIGADETTSGRLQGEALAAYFEAAGKKQISYLLLSGRDRLEHTVLRTQGALVALEQAGIQATPAVEPLVCDYDRAKAQTAVENLPAGTTYDCIISNNDAMALGALAALEPQGDGAEALPVVGVDLLDDAKVALAEGKMLMTARQDAAGEARGAVRAAINLLEGKPFDEGMEGVTPAADSEYAVYLPFEAVTAQNVSNF; this comes from the coding sequence ATGAAAAAGGTATTATCGCTCACATTGGGGCTTTGCATGCTGCTCGGGTTTACGGGGTGCGGCGGACAGACCGGAACACCTGATGCGGAGGGGAATGCGGATATCGCGCTGCTGATGGCGGAGCGCGATGAGTTTTTGAGCGTGTTGGAGCAAAATATCGAAAGCGAAGCGGCCAAGGCCGGGTACGAGCTGCAAAGCTATGACGCGGGCGCCGATCCGGCAAAGCAAATGGACTGCATCGCCGCGGCGAAAAACAGCGGCGCGAAGGTGCTGATCGTCAACCTGACCGAGAGCGAGCTTGCCGCCAACCTGCTCGAGGAGACCGAAGGCATGAAGGTTGTTTTCGTCAATCGCTGCCCGGCGGACCGTTCGCTTTTGAATGAAAACACGGTCTATATCGGCGCGGATGAAACGACAAGCGGACGGCTGCAGGGGGAGGCGCTTGCCGCATATTTTGAAGCGGCGGGCAAAAAGCAGATCTCCTATCTGCTGCTCAGCGGCAGAGACCGTTTGGAGCACACCGTACTGCGCACACAGGGCGCGTTGGTCGCGCTGGAACAAGCCGGTATTCAGGCGACGCCCGCGGTAGAGCCGCTCGTTTGCGATTACGACCGCGCCAAGGCGCAGACCGCGGTAGAAAACCTACCCGCTGGAACAACGTATGATTGCATCATTTCCAATAACGATGCGATGGCGCTGGGCGCGCTGGCCGCCCTTGAGCCGCAGGGCGACGGCGCGGAAGCGCTGCCGGTGGTCGGCGTTGATCTGCTGGACGACGCAAAGGTAGCCCTTGCCGAAGGGAAAATGCTGATGACCGCCCGTCAGGACGCCGCAGGGGAAGCGCGGGGCGCGGTACGCGCCGCCATCAACCTGCTGGAAGGCAAGCCCTTTGACGAGGGCATGGAGGGCGTAACGCCCGCGGCGGACAGCGAATACGCGGTCTACCTGCCGTTTGAAGCGGTCACAGCCCAAAACGTTTCCAATTTCTAA
- a CDS encoding 6-phosphofructokinase — protein sequence MKIGMLTSGGDCQGLNAALRGVAKTLYNQLGDGVTLYGIQDGYRGLIEGNYHEMQPREFSDILTLGGTILGTSRESFKTMLQADDSEETKLQRMLETIKYAKLDALVILGGNGTHKTANLLSENGVNVVTLPKTIDNDLWGTEVTFGFQSAVNIATEVIDSIHSTAFSHSRVFIVETMGHKAGWLTLYAGISSGADIIIIPEIPYHIKHIAEAIEKRSKSGKRFSILAVAEGAISKEEAKMSKKEFKASREKMTHPSISYRIAEELQALTGQEIRVTIPGHYQRGGAPCPYDRLLTTRLGVAAAELIRENKFGYMVGVQNNKIVPVKLSDVAGKLKTVPPDSDIVQAARDLGLSMGD from the coding sequence ATGAAAATCGGTATGCTCACCAGCGGCGGCGATTGCCAAGGCCTCAACGCGGCGCTGCGCGGCGTTGCCAAAACGCTGTACAACCAACTGGGAGACGGGGTGACGCTCTACGGCATTCAGGACGGCTACCGCGGCCTGATCGAGGGCAATTACCATGAGATGCAGCCGCGCGAATTTTCGGATATCCTCACGCTCGGCGGCACGATTCTCGGCACCTCGCGCGAATCGTTTAAAACCATGCTCCAAGCGGACGACAGCGAGGAGACCAAGCTACAGCGCATGCTGGAAACGATCAAGTACGCCAAGCTGGACGCGCTGGTCATTCTGGGCGGCAACGGCACGCATAAAACGGCAAACCTGCTCTCGGAAAACGGCGTGAACGTCGTCACCCTGCCCAAGACGATTGATAACGATCTCTGGGGCACCGAGGTCACGTTCGGCTTCCAGTCGGCCGTCAACATTGCGACCGAGGTGATCGATTCCATCCACTCCACCGCGTTTTCACACTCCCGCGTGTTCATTGTCGAAACGATGGGCCATAAGGCGGGCTGGCTGACGCTGTACGCGGGCATTTCGTCCGGCGCGGATATTATCATCATCCCGGAGATCCCGTACCACATCAAGCATATCGCGGAAGCGATTGAAAAACGCTCCAAGAGCGGCAAGCGCTTTTCCATCCTCGCCGTGGCCGAAGGCGCGATCAGCAAGGAAGAAGCCAAGATGAGCAAGAAGGAATTCAAGGCTTCGCGTGAAAAAATGACCCACCCGTCCATCTCCTACCGCATCGCGGAAGAGTTGCAGGCGTTGACCGGACAGGAGATCCGCGTCACCATCCCGGGCCACTACCAGCGCGGCGGCGCGCCTTGCCCGTACGACCGGCTGCTCACCACCCGCCTTGGCGTGGCCGCGGCGGAGCTGATCCGCGAGAATAAGTTCGGCTATATGGTCGGCGTGCAAAACAACAAGATCGTGCCCGTCAAGCTGTCCGACGTGGCCGGCAAGCTCAAGACCGTTCCGCCCGATTCCGATATCGTGCAGGCCGCGCGAGACCTCGGCCTTTCCATGGGCGACTAA
- a CDS encoding GntR family transcriptional regulator, with protein MSQNKKEPKKAASKAQTAYDTILHKILTNAYIPGTTLSERDLSEQLHISRTPVKDALNRLSFEGYVDLVPERGAVVSKVGLTDVLELYEIREALESHSARLAASRRSEQELEEMRSCIANQRRLFESGVFDNTEYEDNFHMCIARASFNHRLISYMEMIIRQCRRASIFQNQRNNQRIARSIDQHEVIFAAIENGDAEAAGQAMAVHLQDVITTTKALMCDYYFMYK; from the coding sequence ATGAGCCAGAACAAAAAGGAACCCAAGAAAGCGGCGAGCAAGGCGCAGACTGCGTACGACACGATCTTGCATAAAATTTTGACCAATGCGTATATTCCCGGCACGACGTTGTCCGAGCGGGATCTGAGCGAGCAGCTGCATATCAGCCGTACGCCGGTCAAGGACGCCCTCAATCGCCTGTCGTTCGAGGGGTATGTCGATTTGGTGCCGGAACGCGGTGCAGTGGTATCTAAGGTCGGGCTGACCGATGTGCTGGAACTGTATGAGATCCGCGAAGCGCTCGAAAGCCATTCCGCGCGGCTGGCGGCTTCGCGCCGGAGCGAGCAGGAACTCGAGGAGATGCGCTCCTGCATCGCCAACCAGCGCCGCCTGTTTGAATCCGGCGTATTCGACAACACCGAGTACGAGGATAACTTTCATATGTGCATTGCCCGGGCCAGTTTTAATCACCGGCTGATTTCCTATATGGAAATGATCATCCGGCAGTGCCGCCGTGCGTCGATTTTTCAAAACCAGCGCAACAACCAGCGAATCGCCCGTTCGATCGATCAGCACGAAGTCATTTTCGCGGCGATCGAAAACGGCGACGCGGAGGCGGCCGGGCAGGCAATGGCCGTGCATTTGCAGGATGTGATCACAACGACCAAGGCGTTGATGTGCGATTACTACTTCATGTATAAATAG
- a CDS encoding TRAP transporter large permease, protein MTTFVLFAGFAVILILGMPVATALLGGSLAALLVNDSVPLQVAAQKLFGSVDSFTLAAIPFFLLAGALMSSGGISRRLTDFANSLLGWLPGGLAIVAVFTCMLFGCLCGSPTATVAAIGSLMAPALEEAGYSRKFSLAILASAGMLGTIIPPSTMMITYSSATGASVGDLFMSGVLPGVILGGMMILYCVYYGVKEKIPRVGFSLRKLAKTTYHAIGALLMPVIILGGIYSGVFTPTESAAVACAYGLLVGIVFYREIKLRDLFRIISNAASTSGMLMFIVASAGVFGLVMTHEQIPMHAAQAILSISSSKIVFLLLVNILLLIVGCFLEATAAILIIAPILYPAVMAFGISPVHFGIIMVLNLCVGLITPPLGVNLYVAAGLKNEKIETVINRHLIILIFICIINLLLITYFPQISLWLPGKMAG, encoded by the coding sequence ATGACCACCTTTGTCCTGTTCGCGGGCTTTGCCGTCATCCTCATTTTGGGCATGCCGGTCGCGACCGCGCTGCTCGGCGGCAGTCTTGCCGCGCTTCTGGTCAACGACAGCGTGCCCTTGCAGGTCGCGGCGCAAAAGCTGTTCGGCTCGGTCGATAGTTTTACGCTTGCCGCCATCCCCTTTTTCCTGTTGGCCGGCGCGCTGATGAGCAGCGGCGGTATCTCGCGGCGGCTGACCGATTTCGCCAATTCGCTTTTGGGTTGGCTGCCCGGCGGTTTGGCCATTGTCGCGGTGTTCACCTGTATGCTGTTCGGTTGTCTGTGCGGCTCGCCCACCGCGACCGTCGCGGCCATTGGTTCGCTGATGGCGCCCGCGCTGGAGGAGGCCGGATACAGCCGCAAGTTCTCGCTCGCCATATTGGCTTCCGCGGGTATGTTGGGCACGATCATTCCGCCTTCGACGATGATGATCACCTATTCCTCCGCCACGGGCGCGTCTGTCGGCGATCTGTTTATGTCCGGCGTATTGCCCGGTGTGATTCTGGGCGGCATGATGATCCTGTACTGTGTATATTACGGGGTGAAGGAAAAAATCCCGCGCGTCGGCTTTTCCCTGCGAAAGCTTGCCAAGACCACCTATCACGCGATCGGCGCGCTGCTCATGCCGGTAATCATTCTGGGCGGTATCTATAGCGGCGTATTCACGCCGACAGAATCCGCGGCGGTCGCGTGTGCCTACGGCCTGCTGGTCGGCATCGTCTTTTACCGCGAGATCAAGCTGCGCGACCTGTTCCGCATCATCTCAAACGCCGCGTCGACCTCGGGCATGCTGATGTTTATCGTCGCATCCGCCGGTGTGTTCGGCCTTGTGATGACGCACGAGCAAATTCCGATGCACGCCGCGCAAGCCATTTTGAGCATTTCCTCCAGCAAGATCGTTTTTCTGCTGCTGGTGAATATTCTGCTGCTGATTGTCGGCTGTTTTCTGGAAGCGACCGCCGCAATCCTGATCATCGCGCCCATCCTGTATCCGGCGGTTATGGCTTTCGGCATCAGTCCGGTGCATTTCGGCATCATTATGGTGCTGAACCTCTGCGTCGGCCTGATCACCCCGCCGCTCGGCGTGAATCTGTACGTGGCGGCCGGATTGAAAAACGAAAAGATAGAGACCGTGATCAACCGGCATTTGATCATTTTGATCTTCATTTGTATCATCAATCTGCTGCTGATCACGTATTTCCCGCAGATTTCCCTGTGGCTCCCCGGCAAAATGGCCGGTTGA
- a CDS encoding cupin domain-containing protein, giving the protein MDIHNLTITAAQQKELMENRAKCPYLVPVECGKNYPIPKLVGAVRKILVDQDNMGAEDLTIGYAVFQPGDYHEPHAHKECEEFMYVISGKIVGGVGDGEESIQQEGDVLFMPRGAKHWFYNPFDEPQTHLFVYTRPSLATAGYSLESEGFEEIGAKVESAQGVNA; this is encoded by the coding sequence ATGGATATTCACAATTTGACGATCACCGCCGCACAGCAGAAGGAACTGATGGAGAACCGCGCGAAGTGCCCCTATCTTGTCCCGGTCGAGTGCGGCAAGAACTACCCGATCCCAAAGCTTGTCGGCGCGGTGCGCAAGATTCTGGTCGATCAGGACAACATGGGCGCGGAGGATCTGACCATCGGCTACGCCGTGTTCCAGCCCGGCGATTACCACGAGCCGCACGCGCATAAGGAATGCGAAGAGTTCATGTACGTCATTTCCGGCAAGATCGTCGGCGGTGTGGGCGACGGAGAGGAAAGCATTCAGCAGGAAGGCGACGTTCTGTTCATGCCGCGCGGCGCCAAGCACTGGTTCTATAACCCCTTCGACGAACCCCAGACCCATCTGTTCGTATACACCCGCCCCAGTTTGGCTACCGCCGGTTACTCGCTGGAAAGCGAAGGCTTTGAGGAGATCGGCGCGAAGGTAGAAAGCGCACAAGGTGTGAACGCTTGA
- a CDS encoding MFS transporter encodes MVKKTIFACKLTAFLLSFCTNLLAPLLLPIRADLGVGLGQSGLLLSAFFAGNFAACLFAGRIMERFGKARVLCCALTLMAAFSACIACAPRFVLLCALLFGTGACSLGLQIATNAIPADLDGTRAASAIAGVMALNGLGACGGLLLGGALATLGLPWRIAYLVFAVGAAAAAAFCWRVAFPQAVCTAGESGLRGFLRKRRYWPVLLCCTLYSGAESAVCSWLSTFLVQEQRFSALAGAGVTAVIWLCIFLGRAGCERAARRVSAARLLFALIPACIFMALLLPLLHGAAFWPAAAVLGLGLSGIWPLLVGRVMEHGAADSMTVLSAAFLFSFLGNSIVPFAVGLAAERVGMAAALALCAVPFFAVFALFLLWLHGEKRAAPLPALTVERQNIA; translated from the coding sequence ATGGTTAAAAAAACAATTTTTGCGTGCAAGCTGACCGCCTTTTTGCTGTCCTTTTGCACCAATTTGCTCGCGCCGCTGCTGCTGCCCATCCGCGCCGACCTCGGCGTGGGCCTCGGCCAAAGCGGATTGCTGCTATCCGCCTTTTTCGCCGGCAATTTTGCCGCCTGTTTGTTTGCCGGGCGGATCATGGAGCGGTTCGGCAAGGCGCGCGTGCTTTGCTGCGCGCTCACCTTGATGGCGGCGTTTTCCGCCTGTATAGCCTGCGCGCCGCGTTTTGTACTGCTTTGCGCGTTGCTGTTTGGCACCGGCGCGTGCAGCCTCGGCTTGCAGATCGCGACCAACGCCATCCCGGCTGATCTGGACGGGACGCGCGCGGCTTCCGCGATCGCCGGCGTGATGGCGCTGAACGGGCTGGGCGCGTGCGGCGGGCTGTTGCTCGGCGGCGCGCTGGCAACGCTCGGCCTGCCGTGGCGCATCGCCTACCTTGTGTTTGCCGTGGGGGCCGCTGCCGCCGCCGCTTTTTGCTGGCGCGTCGCGTTTCCGCAAGCGGTATGCACGGCGGGTGAAAGCGGGCTGCGCGGTTTTCTCCGCAAACGCCGTTATTGGCCGGTCTTGCTTTGCTGTACCCTATATTCCGGCGCGGAAAGCGCGGTATGCAGCTGGCTTTCCACCTTTTTGGTGCAGGAGCAGCGTTTTTCCGCGCTGGCGGGCGCGGGAGTCACGGCGGTGATCTGGCTGTGCATTTTTCTGGGCCGCGCGGGCTGTGAGCGGGCGGCGCGCCGGGTCTCCGCCGCGCGGCTGCTGTTTGCGCTCATCCCCGCCTGCATTTTCATGGCGCTGCTATTGCCTCTGCTGCATGGCGCGGCGTTCTGGCCCGCGGCGGCTGTGCTCGGACTTGGCCTGTCCGGTATTTGGCCGCTGCTTGTCGGACGGGTCATGGAGCACGGCGCGGCGGACAGTATGACCGTGCTATCCGCCGCTTTTCTATTCAGCTTTCTCGGCAATTCGATCGTGCCGTTCGCGGTGGGGCTTGCGGCGGAGCGCGTCGGCATGGCGGCCGCTCTCGCCCTGTGCGCCGTTCCGTTTTTCGCGGTATTCGCGCTGTTTCTTTTGTGGCTGCACGGAGAAAAGCGCGCCGCGCCGCTGCCCGCGCTCACCGTGGAACGGCAAAACATCGCATAG
- a CDS encoding AraC family transcriptional regulator codes for MFQLYGIPAAPSIFEGEALPRPVYVSHTRYHEGERTRAIHSHVDITEVLLIYHGTGLHQVDDHVYHSRPGDLIINNVGTLHNDFAQTEEGVEYLCLGMTGLRLLGLPAGWLAENEWQIHLQSGAHFDALHEMLELMERTLHGNEAYCGELARHLTAAFAVLVRSIAVNAPAGADGGVDSKSALVHKMLRFIDRHYTENFTLDELAEAAGVSRYYASRLFRQQTGSSPTGYRLQRRIGEAQSLLTDTDYSITYIAGAVGYDNPNHFTQRFTEMIGVSPREFRKRSVKSKVAARRR; via the coding sequence ATGTTCCAGCTATACGGAATCCCCGCCGCCCCCTCTATTTTCGAGGGCGAAGCCCTGCCGCGTCCGGTCTATGTTTCGCACACCCGCTATCACGAGGGGGAACGGACGCGCGCCATCCACAGCCATGTGGATATCACCGAGGTGCTGCTGATCTACCACGGCACGGGCCTGCATCAGGTGGACGACCACGTTTATCACAGCCGTCCGGGCGACCTGATCATCAACAACGTCGGCACGCTGCACAATGACTTTGCGCAGACGGAGGAGGGCGTGGAATACCTATGCCTTGGCATGACGGGCCTTCGGCTTTTGGGGCTTCCCGCGGGCTGGCTCGCGGAAAACGAATGGCAGATTCACCTGCAAAGCGGCGCGCATTTTGACGCGCTGCACGAAATGCTGGAACTGATGGAACGCACGCTGCATGGCAACGAAGCGTATTGCGGCGAGCTGGCGCGCCATTTGACCGCCGCGTTTGCCGTGTTGGTGCGGTCGATCGCCGTGAACGCGCCCGCCGGTGCGGACGGCGGCGTGGACAGCAAATCCGCCCTTGTGCATAAGATGCTCCGCTTTATCGACCGGCATTATACTGAGAATTTTACGCTGGACGAGCTGGCCGAAGCGGCCGGCGTGAGCCGGTATTACGCATCGCGGCTATTCCGCCAGCAGACCGGCAGTTCGCCCACCGGCTACCGCTTACAGCGCCGCATCGGCGAGGCGCAATCCCTGCTTACCGATACCGATTATTCGATTACCTATATCGCGGGCGCGGTGGGTTATGACAACCCCAATCACTTCACGCAGCGCTTCACGGAAATGATCGGTGTTTCGCCCAGAGAATTTCGGAAAAGAAGCGTCAAATCCAAGGTCGCAGCCAGACGGCGGTGA
- a CDS encoding TRAP transporter substrate-binding protein, translated as MKKQVTALGLSLILGVSLTACGGASAGDASAGGGPSYQWTAANAQPAGGSWDDALIEFSRLLSEKSDGAIQLTVYSGAQLASEKESIEGVQMGTIDFAICSTASLSSFTDSNNVWDLPYLFQDLESARTALLSDASEPLLAALSEAGIKGLSYWENGIYAIGSTKPIRSLDDMKNLRIRAIDSALQADTYTAMGANAVVLAWGDIYTAIQQGVIDAISSTTVVNMHNSNFEEVAPYITLTDHAYSPAPLLMSQTLWDSLPENIRQIVQQAATEAQQYEFRAMDDSFTTAKEKMTEAGAEFIDVDTAAFAAAVQPIYDRYVGTSGIDAATVETLRNAGNQ; from the coding sequence ATGAAAAAGCAAGTAACCGCATTGGGTCTGTCCCTCATCCTCGGCGTATCCCTGACCGCGTGCGGCGGCGCATCCGCCGGCGACGCTTCGGCCGGGGGCGGCCCTTCCTACCAGTGGACCGCCGCCAACGCGCAGCCCGCCGGTGGCTCTTGGGACGACGCGCTGATCGAATTTTCCCGCCTGCTGAGTGAAAAGAGCGACGGCGCCATCCAGCTGACCGTGTATTCCGGCGCACAGCTTGCCAGTGAAAAGGAAAGCATCGAGGGTGTGCAAATGGGCACCATCGATTTTGCGATCTGTTCCACGGCTTCGCTTTCCAGCTTTACCGATTCCAACAACGTATGGGATCTGCCCTATCTGTTTCAGGATTTGGAAAGCGCGCGCACGGCGCTTTTGAGCGACGCGTCCGAGCCGCTGCTTGCCGCGCTGTCCGAGGCCGGCATAAAGGGGCTGTCCTATTGGGAAAACGGCATTTACGCCATTGGCTCGACCAAGCCCATCCGTTCGCTGGACGACATGAAGAACCTGCGCATTCGCGCGATCGACAGCGCGCTGCAGGCCGATACCTACACCGCGATGGGCGCGAACGCGGTCGTACTTGCTTGGGGCGATATTTACACCGCGATCCAGCAGGGCGTGATCGACGCAATCAGCTCGACCACGGTTGTGAACATGCACAACTCCAACTTTGAAGAGGTCGCGCCTTACATCACCCTCACCGATCATGCCTATTCGCCCGCCCCCCTGCTGATGAGCCAAACGCTATGGGATTCTCTGCCCGAAAATATCCGGCAGATCGTGCAGCAGGCGGCGACCGAAGCGCAGCAGTACGAATTCCGTGCCATGGACGATTCCTTTACCACCGCTAAGGAGAAAATGACCGAGGCTGGCGCGGAATTTATCGATGTGGATACCGCTGCCTTTGCCGCAGCCGTGCAGCCGATCTATGATCGGTATGTCGGCACCTCGGGCATCGACGCAGCCACGGTCGAAACCCTGCGCAATGCAGGTAACCAATGA
- the pflB gene encoding formate C-acetyltransferase has product MMNAWLTFHSGDWQNEINVRDFIQKNYVPYEGDGAFLAGPTARTNAMREKFEGLLAEEREKNGVRNVDTDTVITITAFGPGYLDQENEIIFGLQTDEPLKRACNPFGGMRMVRDACKEYGYEVSPLIEENFKYHKTHNDGVFSAYTKDVRNARHVGLLTGLPDAYGRGRIIGDYRRVALYGVDRLIAEKQQDKERLGDVPTTAEEIRCAEELTDQIKALRDMIQMAASYGFDISRPAENAKEAVQWTYFAYLAGIKEQNGAAMSLGRVSTFLDIYFERDITAGVLTETQAQEIMDDFVLHLRMARHLRTPEYNELFGGDPMWITEAVGGVGEDGRPLVTKNCFRMLQTLYNLNPAAEPNLTVLWSENLPENWKRFVAKVSIDTDALQYENDDVMRPYYGDDYAIACCVSAMRVGKDMQFFGARTNLAKLLMMSLNGGRDGIKFVQVGPEMPVYEDEYLDYDKVCERIDFYRPWLAKTYVSAMNTIHYMHDKYAYEKSQMALHDTTVRRLMAFGIAGMSCMADSLSAIKYAKVKCIRDPETGVIVDFETEGDFPKFGNDDDRVDQIACEQVEKFYEALKQYPLYRDAVHTLSILTITSNVMYGKKTGNTPDGRRKGEPLAPGANPMSGRDTSGALASLNSVAKLSYEYCRDGISNTFSITPGALGKTEDTRVDNLVSILTGYFGQNAHHLNVNVLNRETLMAAYEHPEEYPNLTIRVSGYAVNFYKLSREQQREVISRTFHEAI; this is encoded by the coding sequence TTGATGAACGCATGGTTGACCTTTCACAGCGGCGATTGGCAGAACGAGATAAACGTCCGCGATTTTATCCAGAAAAACTATGTTCCCTATGAGGGCGACGGCGCGTTCCTTGCCGGGCCGACCGCGCGCACGAACGCGATGCGCGAGAAATTCGAGGGGCTGCTCGCCGAGGAGCGCGAAAAGAACGGCGTGCGCAACGTCGATACCGACACTGTGATCACGATCACGGCCTTCGGCCCCGGCTACCTCGATCAGGAGAACGAGATCATTTTCGGCCTGCAAACGGACGAGCCCTTGAAGCGCGCGTGCAACCCCTTCGGCGGCATGCGCATGGTGCGCGACGCCTGCAAGGAATACGGCTACGAGGTGTCGCCCTTGATCGAAGAAAACTTTAAATACCACAAGACCCATAACGACGGCGTGTTTTCCGCCTACACCAAGGATGTGCGGAACGCCCGCCACGTCGGCCTGCTGACCGGCCTGCCCGACGCTTACGGCCGCGGCCGCATCATCGGCGATTACCGCCGCGTGGCGCTGTACGGCGTCGACCGCCTGATCGCGGAAAAGCAGCAGGATAAGGAGCGGCTGGGCGACGTACCGACCACCGCAGAAGAGATCCGCTGCGCCGAAGAGCTGACCGACCAGATCAAGGCGCTGCGCGATATGATCCAGATGGCGGCCTCCTACGGCTTTGATATCTCCCGCCCGGCGGAAAACGCCAAGGAAGCCGTGCAGTGGACCTATTTCGCCTACCTTGCCGGAATCAAGGAGCAGAACGGCGCGGCGATGAGTTTGGGCCGCGTTTCCACCTTCCTAGACATCTACTTTGAACGCGATATCACGGCCGGCGTGCTGACCGAAACGCAGGCGCAGGAGATCATGGACGATTTCGTGCTGCACCTGCGCATGGCGCGTCACCTGCGCACGCCCGAATACAATGAGCTGTTTGGCGGCGATCCGATGTGGATCACTGAGGCTGTCGGCGGCGTGGGCGAGGATGGCCGCCCGCTCGTTACCAAGAACTGCTTCCGCATGCTGCAAACGCTGTACAACCTGAACCCCGCCGCCGAACCCAACCTGACCGTGCTGTGGAGCGAAAACCTGCCCGAAAACTGGAAGCGCTTTGTCGCCAAGGTATCGATCGACACCGACGCTTTGCAGTACGAGAACGACGATGTGATGCGCCCCTACTATGGCGACGACTACGCCATTGCCTGCTGCGTTTCCGCCATGCGCGTGGGCAAGGATATGCAGTTCTTCGGCGCGCGCACCAATTTGGCAAAGCTTTTGATGATGAGCCTGAACGGCGGCCGCGACGGCATCAAGTTTGTTCAGGTCGGCCCTGAAATGCCGGTTTACGAGGACGAATACCTCGATTACGACAAGGTCTGCGAGCGCATCGACTTCTACCGTCCGTGGCTTGCCAAGACCTATGTTTCCGCGATGAACACCATCCACTATATGCACGACAAGTACGCCTACGAAAAGAGCCAGATGGCCCTGCACGATACCACGGTGCGCCGCCTGATGGCCTTCGGTATCGCGGGCATGAGCTGCATGGCCGATTCGCTCTCCGCGATCAAATATGCCAAGGTCAAGTGCATCCGCGATCCAGAGACCGGCGTGATCGTCGATTTTGAGACCGAGGGCGATTTCCCCAAATTCGGCAACGACGACGACCGCGTCGACCAGATCGCATGCGAGCAGGTGGAAAAGTTCTACGAAGCGCTGAAACAGTACCCGCTTTACCGCGACGCCGTGCACACCCTGTCCATTTTGACCATTACCTCGAACGTGATGTACGGCAAAAAGACCGGCAACACGCCGGATGGCCGCCGGAAGGGCGAACCGCTCGCGCCGGGCGCTAACCCCATGTCGGGCCGCGATACCTCGGGCGCGCTGGCTTCGCTCAATTCGGTCGCCAAGCTTTCCTATGAATACTGCCGCGACGGCATTTCCAACACCTTCTCGATCACGCCGGGCGCGCTCGGCAAGACCGAGGATACCCGCGTAGACAATCTGGTGTCCATCCTGACCGGCTATTTCGGCCAAAACGCGCACCATTTGAATGTGAACGTTTTAAACCGCGAAACACTGATGGCCGCCTATGAGCACCCCGAGGAGTATCCGAACCTGACCATTCGCGTATCCGGCTACGCGGTGAATTTCTACAAGCTTTCCCGCGAGCAGCAGCGTGAGGTCATCTCGCGCACGTTCCACGAAGCGATTTAA
- a CDS encoding TRAP transporter small permease: protein MPLKKKAHVGVEVFINLLPPRALKAARLLGDALTCVLFAIMLALSVKMLLQYGQTRQLTTITKLPMTLIYCCVPAGMFLSVLHGLTGLVQTIRAGKEADAA from the coding sequence TTGCCGTTAAAGAAAAAGGCACACGTCGGCGTTGAGGTATTCATCAACCTGCTGCCGCCACGGGCGCTGAAAGCCGCAAGGCTGCTGGGCGACGCGCTGACCTGCGTGCTGTTTGCCATAATGCTTGCACTTTCGGTAAAAATGCTGCTGCAATACGGACAGACCCGCCAGCTTACCACCATCACCAAACTGCCCATGACCCTGATCTATTGCTGCGTGCCCGCCGGAATGTTCCTGAGCGTACTGCATGGGCTGACCGGCCTTGTCCAAACCATTCGCGCCGGAAAGGAGGCTGACGCCGCATGA